In the Panthera uncia isolate 11264 chromosome B1, Puncia_PCG_1.0, whole genome shotgun sequence genome, AAGAGGCAGGCGTCTCTCGCCTTCTGCACCATATATGTTCCTGAACAAGTTGTCTATcaacccttttaaaaattttaatcatatttttgaaTGCACAAAAAGAGCCTGCTGTTTAACGTTTCCTTAAGGGGAGACTGACAATAAAGAGTACTTTTGTGAAACAAATCATGTTCCCTCTCCCCTGAAACCACCAATCATTTTTAGTAAAGTGGATCTCCATATAGCAACTCTGCTGTAGATGTAAATTCCACAAGGGCatggatttttattgtttgtttttgtttgtttttttcagtgcttTATTCTAttaggcagtggttctcaaagtgaggggaggggaggggactttgtcccacccaccccagggacacttggcaacatctggagacacTGCTGTTGTCACAACCAGAGGAGGAGGATATTAACATGTAGAGGGTGGGGGCCAAGGACACTGCCAAACATCCTACCAGGCACAAGCCAGCCCCCCACAACAAGGAATATCAGACCCagaatgtcaatagtgctgaaaCACAGAAATCCCCCAAGTACCCCCAAATAGTCCCTGACATGTGGTAAAAGCTCCGTGAAAgctttctgaatgaatgaaggggCCATCCTTGTCAGACTGGAAGCTCTCCTGCCTTCTAAATTCTCCCCTctgggagtgggcagagaggACATGGTGGTCAAGGCCATGCTCTGTGCAGAGTTCTGGCCCCACCAGATCCCTGATGCTGTGTCCTCAAAGTGCCAGgcctggggaaagaggaagaggagccATAGTCCCAGGGGACAATTGGCTTTAGGCGAGAACTTTCACCAGCACTGTGAAAACTCTAAGTCCGTCAGCAGAGGAAGGATGTTTAGCTCAGCCCATTGCACTCACCCCGCCAAAGCAGGCAGTCTATAGGCAGTCTATTCCTCAGCATTGGGCTGTCTCAGATGGAGTGGCTCCCCCAACCCACATACATACCACGGACACGGCTTCTTAGCCAGATctccagggctcaaacccaccccTGACCTCAGCCCGTCACCAGGGCCATGGTCATCAGGGTGCAGAAGGCGATACCCAGCTGAATGTGGCAGGGAGTGTGGGGGTTACCATCCTGCCTCCTGGGCCCTAGAAGGCACTGCCACTATCCAGACCCCAAATCTCAGGGGTACCTCCAGGcaccaacaggtgcccttctcaccAAGCTCAGCCACACAGCTCAGTCCCACCTGCCTCAGCCTTTGACCCTCTGGCACCCTCTCCAATAGCCTCCCACTCACCAGGGCTCTGGAATTTGGTTTGGCTCCTTTATCCAAAAGGACCTTGGCTACTCTGTGATGGCCGCAGTGGGCTGCCACATGGAGTGGGGTCAGGTGGTCCAGGGTGATGTCGTCTATCTCCGCGTTGTATTGCAACAGAAGTCGGACACAGTCAAGGTGGTCTCCCTGAGCCGCCATGTGAATTGGAGACAGGCCATtctgggagaagagggaagagaagcagtTGTAAAGGAAATGAACACAGAAATTCAAGGAGATAATTCCAATCTCATTCCTACTTCTTCCCTACACGATGCTTCCAGGCAGCTCCTAAGTGAGTTTGGTTCACTCTGGCCCCTGTGGTCATGCTGGTCTCTGACTACACTCTCCTTTCTACCTCATCAAATCCTCCAAGCCAGCTCCAGCCAGGCCCACCtctcccaggaagccttccttgaccacccTAGACTTCTGTGGGCTTTTCTTACCTGTCACTCAGACCTTACTCATAGATTTGCTGAATTGTATCTATAACTAACTTACCAGGTGTGTGTATCTTCACTCCTTACTTATCAGCCTCTTAAGACCAGTGACTATGCTTCATATCTCTCATATGCCCCACAATCCTCATATATGCATGTAACACACATAGTGATCCTTAATTCAGGTGGTtaggaacgaatgaatgaatgaatgaatgagcacaaCATGGAACTCGCATCTAAATCCCTCTGTTCTTTGCCCCTAACAAATCTGTATCACTTAAAAAACTTTGTTAAAGACTCTCATGGTTTCTTAGGTggcaatctattttaaaaaacattaaagacagAGGAGcctcttcactcattcattcacagattaattcaacaaatatttattaagggatTAATGAGCACCAGGTATGGGTTAAGCgccaaggaaacaaaagagaacagaTATAATCCCTGGCCTAAAGAATTTTATAGTCTGTCAGGTAAAAGAGTGGAAACAGATGCATTGTTGCTGTTCAGTGTGGTAACATCAGGAAAGGCAAGATCAAAGCACAGAGGTCCACAGcagggaggatggggagagacGGCTTTCAGGAGGAGGTGGTCCTGAGCTAGGACTTGGCCAGGAAGACAAAAGGGGAAGAATCTGCCAGCGAAGGGAGCAGTGTGTGCTATACCACAGAGGCAGCCATCCTTGGGGAACTCAGGGAGCTCAATGCAGTTAAATCCCAAAGGAGGGCAAAGTGTGATGGGGGCttggagctgggtggggggcaggcaggagtTGGATCATGACAATCCATGAGCTCAGGAGCTGGGATGTGAGCTCTAAGAAGAGGATTTTCAGCAAGGGAGATACACAATCAGGCTGCAGGACAGCTTGTATTTGTGTACTAGGTTGCCCTGTGTCACCTCAAAATCCACATGTTGgtggcgccagggtggctcagttggttgaatggccaactcttgatttcagctcaggtcatgatatcacatttgtgagattgagttctgtgttggaccctgtgctgagcatggaatcggcttgggattctctctctctctctctctctctctctctcaaaacaaataaactgaaagaaagaaagaaagaaagaaagaaagaaagaaagaaagaaagaaagaaagaaaagaaaagaaaagaaaagaaaagaaaagaaaagaaaagaaaNNNNNNNNNNaagaaaagaaaagaaaagaaaagaaaagaaaagaaaagaaaagaaaaatccacatgttgaagtcctaaccccaggagctcagaacatgatcttatttggaaattgggtcattgcagatgtagttagttaagatgaggtcgtTAGTGTGGGCCctgatccagtatgactggtgtcctcctAAAAGGGGGAAATTTGCACACAGCCcctcacacagagagagaatgcctctgaaggcagaggtcagggcaatgcatctacaagccaaggaatgccaaagactgTGAGCAACCACGGGAAACCAGGAGacaggcctggaacagattcccCTTCACAGCTCCCAAAGgtaccagccctgctgacactgatctcagatttccagcctccagaactgtcaggCGATGGGCCTCTGTTGTTCAGGCCACCTAGCGTGTGGCACTTTGTGACAGCAAACCAACACAGCTCGTTGCCACTTAGTGAGTTTTACGGAGGTCCTAACTTATTTCCCAGTTGAAGAGTCGGAAGTTCTCAGTGAAGAATTTTCATGACTGCCTTTTTAAGCCCCATCCCCATAATCTGGGTAATATAAAATCATTACCAACTTAGGAACCTTTATGTAAGTTTAAGCACAGGACCCCTGTGGGAAAACGCTGAGAATTTCCTGATCTGACAACAGAAGGTAGCAGTTCTACCTTCACTTATCCgaggatttttacttttatattatctCATGTGATCATCCCAACGACTCTAGAGACGGGTAGAgctctacagatgaggaaacagaggcagagacagagtaaGGGACAcactcaaagtcacacagcaactCAGCCGTGGATGGAGGTTTAAACGAGAAATAAACTGGCTTAGGAGAGGATACATCCtgcctcacccccagcccccgaCCAatcacacacggacacacacaaaGCCAGCTTGGTGCTGTGAGTCATGACCCAAATTACAGGTAGCTGTGTAGAAAGACTCCCATGATGATCTGTCACGGAACGGACGGCTTTCATGGTTATGGGCTATCTGCAACTGCCCACACAAGACCTCTGGGGAGGCTGTGAATGGGCCTGGTTTCTCCCTTGTTCTATTCTCACACCCTTCCAAATTCACCCCAACGAAGTGGGCAGAAGGCCTAGGGGAGGTGTAAGCAGTACGAGGCGGTCTGACAGCTTTAGCCCCAGGAAGACTCAGGAGCTGAAGGAGGGGCCTTTGCTCTGGCCCTTCATGGACCTTGAGAGGagctattctgttttcttttttaacttcactTCAGTCTGGCCCAGGCTCTAAAGACTTCTTGGGGTGCTTAGAGTCTGTCTTTTCTTGGAGCCAAGATAAAAGACACAAGGGTTAATCTAGAGCTGTAGCAGGCAAATGACAGTCCGTGGGTCAAATCTGGTCTGCTGCctgtctttgtaaataaagttttattggaacatgacTGCTAGTTTGCATATTATCCATGGCTGCTTTCCTACAACAATGGCGGAGTGGAATCATTGCAACAGAGATCATGGCTTGCAAAGTCTATCTGGCCCTTTAGGGAAAAAGTTTGCCGTGCCTGAGATAGATAATAGTTAGAGCtatactggggctcctgggtggctcagtcacttaagcgtccgattcttgatttcggctcaggttatgatctcaacaGTTGTGAGTTccacccccacattgggctctgtgctggtgatgtggagcgtgcttgggattccctctgtctttcccccctgcccctccctggctcatgctttctctctcaaaaataaaatcaaataaacattaaaaaaataattagagctATACTGAGTGTCTCCTGTGTGACAGGCATCAGGGTACACATCACACATCACTGGTTCTGCGAGTAGTATTAGCATCTCTGTTTTTCAGAAGTGGGATTTGATCCTGGGTCCCCCTGACCTGGACCCCTGGGGAAAAGATGTTCCTcacaggagggaagcagggaagcaCAAACCTTGGTTTTAGCTTGGATGGGTGCCCCGTGGTCCAGCAGGATCTCTGAGATTCGCACGTGCCCATTCCGAGCTGCACAGTGGAGAGGTGTCAATTCATCCTTTAAAAGACAGGGTCCAAAAGAGAAAGCCCCAAAGGCACCTATCAGAGCCACTGGAGGGAAGACTGCCCGCAGTATCACTGCAGCCACAGAAGCGGGGATGCTTCCTGGAAGACCACCTCAACTTCAGCACATCTCACTATGTCTCCTGCTGCATCCTGGCTCCCACTGCGAGCTAGTCCAGGATGATGGAGGCCCATCACTAGCTGGTCCCTGAGAGCCACCACTCCAGCTGTGGCTCTGGAAGGCAGAACTCCCTCCCTGGGCCTTGCCACGGAGCTCGCTGGCACCCACCTTGGTCCTTGTTTCTATCTGGGCCCCGCGGTCTAGCAGGAGCCGCACCATGATCACGTTCCCCCTGCGGGAGGCGATGTGCAGTGGCGTGATGCCGTTCTGGAAGGGAGGAACAGGAACCAGTGAGGGTTTGGCACCTCCCCCTCCAATGCCGCTGCTATGCTCCCCACTCCCCCTGGCTCCCAGCCTCAGCCTGACAGCGGCAGCAACATAAGAGGCCACACTAAGCCTACCATTAGTCCATTTCTCACTAAGAAAGGTTTCAAAATCTATGAGGATGTGACAGCATGGTGGTTAATCTCACCAATCTGACCGAGCCATGTCTCCCAGAGTCATCGTAACAGATTGGAAGAAAGCCCTGCCCTCCAGGCTTGCCACCTCGAGAATGGGCAAACAGAAACTGATATGCAGGTGATCAGAAACCCAtccatgaggggcacctgggtgactcagtgggttaagcgtccgactctggatttcagctcaggtcctgatctcacagtttgtgagatcaagccgtgcaatgggctccgtgctgacagtggggagcttgcctgggatcctctgtctctccccctctctgcctctctttctctctcaaaaataaataaataaacgttaaaaaaaaaaaagaaacccatcaATGAGCAGCCTCAATAAACACCAGGCAGTCCCACCCATGGTCACTTGTGCCATAAGGAGGAAATTCATGGTGTTAAAGCAAGAGGCAGAAGCCCAGAGGCCAGACAAGCCCAAACCCCTGGCCTGAGTGCGGGGGTCTGCCAGAGCACCTTACCTGTGGCGTGAAGTTGACACTGGCGCCCCTGTTGAGGAGTAGCTGGGCCACGTTGAGGTTCTCGTAGTGAGCTGCGATGTGGAGGGGGGTGAATCCCGTCTGAAGCACAACAGAGGGGGAAACAACTTGTCACAAGCCTCGCACTGTCATTTTCCATCTCAGAATCAGCACAGGGATTCTGGAAATGTTGGCAGGGCCAGAGGACCCGATGTGGAAAGATTTTGACTGATGAGAACATTTGCTGAAGGGATCAAGGAATGCTTTCTGGCAAGTCATATTCAAAGCTAGGTCCTACCTCTGAGGGACCCACGTTCTTTGTACTGTGGTTCACGTGGACAAACCATGCACTAGCATGACCTCCAACTCTGCAGGGCCCACTCACGTGAATGGTTATTTACAAAGcgatttgaatgaatgaatgaaaagtgcTTTGGGGTCCACGATCTGAGCTCTAGAGATTGTTTCAGCCCTCTAAAGGGGTGTTGTGACTCAGCTGCTGGCCAAAGGCAGCCCTTGGACCCTTCCGGGTCATTGTCATTATTCTGTCCTATAACCTGAGACCATGCCTAATCTGGTCAGCAGTTTTCAGACAAAACTCAGCGACCGTGGGCTGGAGGGACCGTGTGAATAGCTCAGTGCAATCCACTCCCACTGCAAGAGAAGTAATTAACTTATAGATAGTGGACCAGTAGTGCCTCAAAACATCAGACAGCTAGCTGTCCAGGCCCCTGGGGAGCCCTCCCAGTCCTCATCTCCCCATGTGGGGACACTTCCCTTCCTCCACTAGGGGCCAACCAGGAAAAGAGGGGTATAATTCTAGAACACCACCCGCTAGATTCTCAAGTTTCACTCCGGCCAGAGACCCAAGCTGCCCTGGACACTCCTCTGGATGACCTAGAGCAACAAGAACCATTCCTGCTCCACACCAAGCATATCTCTCCTGGTGTTCACCAGGGGTTTAAAGTGAGGCTGTCCACTGTAACTCCTACGGGTCCCAGCAGGAATCTGAAGGCCCTGTGGGAGCTGGTGTTCAGTGTGCATGGCTGGTACCACCTCTGGCCTCGGCTCATTCTTGGGGAGCCTCTGTAACCCATACGGCTCCGTGGTCCAGGTACTAGCCTTCTCCTGGTCCTCCTGGGCCTGGCTGCTCTCACCTTGGAAAGCACGTCCGGGTTGGGGTCATTCTGCAGAAGCACCGCAGCTGTCCGGGTGTCATCATTACGGGCTGCGATGTGCAGGGCAGGGAGGCGCACCTTGCCCTTTGTCCCGTAGTTGATGAGGTGTGCCACCACGTTTTCATGGCCCTGCTGCAGAGCCACGGCTAGAGGAGTGAAGCCGTCCTGgccagaggaaaggaggaaagatgcATTTGCTCTGACCGTATCTGACCACTTGCTGTCCTCAAGCCAGGACCCACGCTTTCACACCTCAGGGCTCTTGCTCATGACGGGCCCTCAGCCTGAAACGACTTTCTTACAACTCAAAGCCCTCTTCATCTGTCAAGCTCAGTTTAAATGCCACCTGGTCCCTAAAGCCTTTCTTGGCCCCACTTTCTTTCTCCGTAATCCCACAGAGCCTACAGCCACTAATTTTCCTTTGTAACTCGCTCCCAGTCTCACTGCGTGCTCTGAGGGCTTTTCACtgccctctgtttctctgcctacCCTTTCTGTCACCCGATCCACTGGTGTCAGGCCAGTGCCTTCAACATGGCAGAagatcactcatttattcatttcatgagTATTATTAACACCTACCAAATGCTAGAaactatgccaggcactgaggattTGATTGTGAGCTACTGTCATTAATCCCCTCAGTTGTGTGCTAAGGGGAACAGGACCCCGTGGACTGGCAAAGCAGAATGAGAACAAAGTCATGTAATTGTTGGCTCTATCTAGTTCAATTTCATCACTTCATCAATGACAAAACTCAGGATCAGAGCTGAAATGACTCATGGTTTATGGCAGGATCCTTTCTCATTAAGGTCCAGCCTTCAGTGGTGCTTAATGTGGGAAGGACAAGCTTGACTCTGATGTCATTTCTCTGGTATGTGTCTGGGCATTCCTCAAGACCCATGACTTTGTCCCTCACTCCCTTGAAGAGCCCGATGGCACCCAGGATGAGTGCAGTGATCAGAAGGTAGAGAGTACTCTGTGACACTTTACGCGGATCGTGACTGAGGAAGCATCTTAAGCCTTGTCCCAGGAATGCACGCCCCGGCAACGTCCTGTCTCTGGAGATGTCCCACAGTGAGGCCACTTGCCCAAGGTACTTACTTCTGTGGCTACATTCTGATTAGCTCCATTTTCCAGTAAAAACTTAACCACTTCCAAGTGATTCTCTTGTGCTGCCATGTACAAGGGTGTAAAGCCTTTCTGTAAACCAAGagaaaacatcattaaaatttaCCCACAAAATTAGGGAGACATGCTAAAACCGGGGCAAAATCCTCATAACTGGAGGACAACTCTCTCTTCGTTGTATTTTCAGCTAGCCCACAGGGCCATGTCCCCACCAGTATCTCCTGTTGTAAAAACTCACGGACACTTTGAAACGACTtagttggggggaaggggggcattgagcctgggtggctcacttagtcAAGCaaccgacctcggctcaggtcatgatatcacggttcttgattcaaggcccacatcaggctctgtgctgacagcttggagcctggagcctgcttcagattctgtgtctccctctctctctgcccacaccctgctcatgttctgtctgtctgtctgtctgtctctctctctctctcaaaaataaacatttatggggtgcctgggtggctcagtaggctaagtgtccgacttccgctcagggcatgatctcgaggttcctgagttcaagccctgcgtcaggctctgtgctgacagctcagagcctggagcctgcttcccatcctgtgtcttcctctctctctgcccctccccactcatgctctgtctgtctctgtctctcaaaaataaaaaataaaaatgtttttaaaataaacaaacatttaaaaaatttaaaaaaaaataaaaagaaatggcttAGCGGGACTTATTACAAAAGGGCACCAAACTGCGGGTTGACACTCTATGGAAGTCAGCCTCTTACAAACACACTCCCCCTCTATTTTCACTCCCTTCTTTGTGAACCCCCTATGTCCCATGTCCTACCCACCCCTAAACACAGTCTCTCTCCCCAAAGGAGCCATAGCTAGATATATTATTTGGCTGGTTTCACTGAACAGAGATGGGGTCCACAATGATCAACCACATCGTGCTTAGAATGCATAACAGAAGCATGAACAAATAGTAAGGGATGCCTTTGTTATTGCTTGGAGACACATTGCCAATTAAGCTATTCAGTGCACCCACTACATAACAGAAATACAGGTGGAAAAGAAGGGCAATGCCCTCTGGCCCAGGACCCGGGAGAGAGCCGTCACCTGTGACTGGGCGTTGACATTGGCGCCATAGTTGACCAGCTCCCGGACCACCTCATCCTGACCTGCGAGGGCGGCGATGTGCAGAGCTGTGTTCCCTTTCTGAAACACATGGGGAGAGGAAGCAAAGATTTCCCACCAGGCTGCCAACAATATTGTGACCATCAAAGGTAAAGTCGCTGTTAAAGGTATACTAACAAGGGtgctggttggggtgggggacagtggGCTTTCTTTAGACCCAAAATGGGTAGACAACACACATGAGTGTGCCTGACCGATTATACACCTTGAAATGGTACTGAAAGCCCAAGGAGGAAAATTCTTGctctccaaaaacaaaagcaaaaaacaaaaaaaaaaaacacctcacgctaatggataaaaaaaacacttCTCAACACCTAATCTGCTGCATGCAGACATAGCATTCTGTCATCGGCTGACAGACCCGTCAGCATTCCTCAGGACACACACTGAAAGATTTGCCAGGCGAGCCGGCCTCCTCAGACTTCCAGCTCCTCACATCCAGCTGTAACTCTGCAGGGTGACACAGAGCCCCCTGCTGTGAGGCCTGGAGCTCTGGGGAAGGAGGCCGGCAGGACCTGTGGACTCAGCACCCTTAacctggggacagagggaggaaaggcaaagagaTTTAAGGGTAGCAATATGTAAAGGGGGGGTAATAAAATGAACTATATAATGCatctagagaagggaagaagaatatGGAACTAAAAGGGGGGAAATAAATAGGAATGAATTCTtactacaaaaaaacaaaaacaaaaaaagactatttGACATATTAAtcagtaaaatacatataatgagCCAGGGCTTCTCCAGATTAGAGAGGAGACAAAAGTGAGAGAGAATAGTGCACAATTGTTTTAAAGTCAACTtttttgggcacctggatggctcagtcggttaagcattcgactttggcccaagtcatgatcttagggttcgtgagtttgagccccgtgtcgggctctgtgctgacagttcagagcctggagcctgcctcagattctgtcttcctctctctctgccccttccctgctcgtgttctgtctctctctctcaataaaaataaacattaaaaaaattgtaaactttTTCAAAGCTAAAACCCTTAATAGGGACTAAGAAACCAGGCAGGTTGTGAGGAGGTGACTGGAATACTGAGGTTTCTTTGTCCGGATTCATCCCACGTATTTAATAATTGCTAGATGGGGTTCAGGTCTAGCAGGCTTCTTCTGTTCAGGATGCCGGCCTTCCTGccaggctccttcctgcctcccggATATCCTGGGGCTGGAACACAGGCATATTCTCTGACTCACCTACGTGACCCCACTGGCCCCCCAGCTCAGTGAGTGGCAGGCAGGACAGGCCTCACCTGCCAGCTTCAGTCAAATAGGGCAGGTGGGAGAAAACAGGACCCATGTGGGCCCATCTGTCCCCCCTGCTACTTAAGGAGCAGAGACCTCAAATGAACTCGGTATTTTTGCAGTTCATATGGTATATAATTTACCTAAACTACAGAAACACTTGCTAATCCATCTCAGACAACTCAAGCCCCAACAAGTCAGGACTTCAAACTCCATCTATGCACCGGGGCCATCTGTCACTGGGAGAAAAGTGTCCTCACCCAGGCGGAACTGAGCAGCACGGACACCGAGCTCTGGGCCCCCCAGCCACCACTGTCCCAAGCACCCACAGGTGGGTGAAGAAGCCCCACTGAAAGCTCCTGGGGGCTTCAGGGGGCTCAGGTCTCTGTTTCCAAAGTGTGGCCTGTATCAGGCAGGAGTAACCTGCTTCTTGCCTCCCAAGTTGTCTTTTTGATTTCTCCTGAAGTCCCATTTGATAAACAAAAGGGTTCTTCCTCCAATATCCATCAGAGAATAAGTGCCAGAAATGAATGTATAGAGGCTAATTAATCATTTTTCATAGAAGTCCAAAGAGCTTACATTTAGAGGCCTTGGCACCTGGGTCCGACTCACTCACTGTACTAAGTGGAACATGGCTGTTGGCAACAGAACCTTCTCTAGAAATCAGGACTCAGAACTCCAAGTCTCCCTATTTAGAAGCAAGTGTGCTGTGCCCATTCATGCGTTTGTTTGTTATACACTGAGCACATGTGTGTCAGGCACCGGTCCCGGCACGGGAGTACAGAGATGATTGAGACTCGGGCTCCTTGACCTCAAGAAGCAACGTCAACTGTTTCTTTCCATCTGCCTCTTTCTGCTCGAAATCACAGTCCATCAGAGCTCTCCCCCATAGAAATGCATCGGGGGGCAGCTGGACCCGTGCGGAACCCTGGCTGTGGATCCTGGCCCATGCCACCTTCTGGATCTGGGCTGAGGGCAGCACTGATGAGGGGTAAGAGCAAAGGGG is a window encoding:
- the LOC125922484 gene encoding ankyrin-1-like; the encoded protein is MSLTRGFLKADAATSFLRAARSGNLDKALDHLRNGVDINTCNQNGLNGLHLASKEGHVKMVVELLHKEIILETTTKKGNTALHIAALAGQDEVVRELVNYGANVNAQSQKGFTPLYMAAQENHLEVVKFLLENGANQNVATEDGFTPLAVALQQGHENVVAHLINYGTKGKVRLPALHIAARNDDTRTAAVLLQNDPNPDVLSKTGFTPLHIAAHYENLNVAQLLLNRGASVNFTPQNGITPLHIASRRGNVIMVRLLLDRGAQIETRTKDELTPLHCAARNGHVRISEILLDHGAPIQAKTKNGLSPIHMAAQGDHLDCVRLLLQYNAEIDDITLDHLTPLHVAAHCGHHRVAKVLLDKGAKPNSRALNGFTPLHIACKKNHIRVMELLLKTGASIDAVTESGLTPLHVASFMGHLPIVKNLLQRGASPNVSNVVSPRGGQGFFPLDRELREELS